Proteins encoded within one genomic window of Paraglaciecola psychrophila 170:
- a CDS encoding aldehyde dehydrogenase family protein: MLAKAYPYYLANEAVFANQDLAVTNKYTNEVATHTALADAKVIDQAIAAAAASQPLLNKMAPYERQNILNHCVKRFEERFDELAHALCIEAGKPIKDSRGEVTRLIDTFRIAAEESVRMHGEVINLEITPRAKGYTGMYKRVPIGPCSFISPFNFPLNLAAHKVAPAIATGCAFVLKPASRTPLGALIIGEVLAETDLPKGAFSILPCSRDGADLFTTDERFKLLSFTGSPQVGWELKAKAGKKPVILELGGNAACVVDADTDLNDAIERIVFGAYYQSGQSCISVQRVIVHESIYAEFKQRYTDKVANLVHGDPLNEDTFIGPMISESEASRLDTWIQDAVGAGASLLCGGKREGNMLQATLLENVPNDAAINTEEAFGPVSIISSFSDFDEALKEVNNSQFGLQAGVFTRDIYKAHQAWNELDVGGVVIGDVPSWRVDNMPYGGVKESGLGREGITFAMEDMTEIRLMVLRTPS; the protein is encoded by the coding sequence ATGTTAGCAAAAGCTTACCCTTATTATCTGGCTAATGAAGCCGTATTTGCCAATCAAGATTTGGCAGTAACCAATAAATACACTAATGAAGTAGCGACTCACACTGCTCTTGCTGATGCTAAGGTTATTGACCAAGCAATTGCAGCGGCAGCAGCAAGTCAGCCTTTATTAAATAAAATGGCCCCCTACGAGCGTCAGAACATTCTTAATCACTGTGTAAAGCGTTTTGAAGAAAGATTTGACGAATTGGCCCATGCTTTATGCATTGAAGCAGGTAAACCCATTAAAGATTCTCGCGGTGAAGTGACTCGCTTAATTGATACCTTCAGAATTGCTGCTGAAGAATCGGTGCGTATGCATGGCGAAGTCATAAACCTTGAGATTACGCCTCGTGCTAAAGGTTACACTGGTATGTACAAACGCGTGCCAATTGGTCCATGTTCGTTTATCTCGCCTTTTAACTTCCCATTAAATTTAGCCGCTCACAAGGTGGCACCAGCTATCGCCACAGGTTGTGCTTTTGTACTTAAGCCGGCCAGCAGAACGCCGCTAGGTGCTTTGATTATTGGCGAAGTATTAGCTGAGACTGACCTTCCTAAAGGTGCATTTTCGATTCTTCCATGTAGCCGTGACGGTGCAGATTTGTTCACCACAGATGAAAGGTTCAAGTTACTAAGCTTTACAGGTTCGCCGCAAGTTGGTTGGGAGCTAAAAGCCAAAGCCGGTAAGAAACCGGTGATCCTAGAGTTAGGCGGTAACGCGGCTTGTGTGGTTGATGCTGACACGGATTTAAACGATGCAATCGAACGTATTGTATTCGGTGCTTATTACCAGTCCGGCCAAAGTTGTATCAGTGTTCAACGAGTCATTGTGCATGAGTCAATCTACGCTGAATTCAAACAACGATATACCGATAAAGTCGCAAACTTAGTCCATGGTGACCCATTAAATGAAGATACCTTTATTGGGCCGATGATTTCAGAATCAGAAGCTTCACGATTAGATACCTGGATACAAGATGCTGTTGGAGCGGGTGCTAGTTTATTATGTGGCGGTAAACGCGAGGGAAACATGTTGCAAGCCACCTTATTGGAGAACGTGCCAAATGATGCGGCCATCAATACCGAAGAAGCTTTTGGCCCAGTTTCTATTATCAGCTCATTTAGTGATTTTGATGAAGCGCTGAAAGAAGTGAATAACAGTCAATTTGGCCTGCAAGCAGGGGTATTCACTAGGGATATCTACAAAGCCCATCAAGCTTGGAACGAGTTGGATGTAGGTGGCGTGGTCATCGGAGACGTACCAAGCTGGCGAGTAGACAACATGCCTTATGGCGGCGTGAAAGAGTCAGGCTTAGGCCGCGAAGGCATTACCTTTGCTATGGAAGATATGACTGAGATTAGGTTGATGGTGCTAAGGACCCCAAGTTAA
- a CDS encoding acetolactate synthase large subunit, translating into MKASDLFVKALEAEGVEYIFGIPGEENLDLLESLRESPIKLILTRHEQGAGFMAATYGRLTGKVGVCLSTLGPGATNLVTPAAYAQLGAMPMLMITGQKPVKTSKQGRFQVIDVVDMMRPITKYTTQLVSGDRIPSAVREAFRLAHDERPGATHIELPEDIAAEDTSAYLLTPSVSRRPIAEYKAINRAVEMIETAKSPLLLIGAAANRKLTSKMLKELVSKTGIPYVTTQMGKGVLDERDDLFMGNTALSAGDFVHRVIDRADLIINVGHDVVEKPPFFMNNDGQQVIHINFEPAAVDPVYFPQLEVIGDIANTIWQMKEQIVASANWDFSFFFKAHNAYLTHKAESENDDRFPILPERFVRDIRRAMPDEGIVTLDNGVYKIWFARNYPAALPNTLLLDNALATMGAGLPSAMAAKLVYPDRPVISVCGDGGFMMNSQELETAVRLKLHIVVIILRDDAYGMIKWKQANMEFENYGLDYGNPDFVKYVESYGGKGWRIAAADELLPQVQKCLAEPGVHLIDVPVDYSLNDKTLNQTLRIRSASI; encoded by the coding sequence ATGAAAGCGTCTGATTTATTTGTAAAAGCCCTGGAAGCAGAAGGTGTGGAATACATTTTTGGTATTCCAGGTGAAGAAAATCTCGACTTATTGGAATCTTTGCGAGAGTCACCAATCAAACTAATATTGACTCGTCATGAGCAAGGCGCAGGATTTATGGCTGCTACCTATGGTCGATTAACCGGTAAAGTTGGCGTATGTTTATCGACGCTTGGCCCAGGTGCAACGAATCTAGTTACGCCTGCTGCATATGCGCAATTAGGCGCAATGCCCATGTTAATGATTACTGGGCAAAAGCCGGTTAAAACCAGCAAACAAGGGCGTTTTCAGGTAATAGATGTGGTCGATATGATGCGTCCTATCACTAAATACACCACCCAACTTGTGAGTGGCGATCGTATTCCTTCTGCAGTGCGCGAAGCGTTTAGACTTGCCCATGATGAACGTCCTGGTGCGACGCATATTGAATTACCAGAGGATATTGCGGCTGAAGACACTAGTGCTTATTTATTAACACCTAGCGTGAGTAGACGCCCTATTGCTGAATATAAAGCAATAAACAGAGCTGTAGAGATGATTGAAACGGCTAAGTCACCATTACTGCTTATCGGAGCTGCAGCTAACCGAAAATTAACCTCTAAAATGCTTAAAGAGTTAGTAAGTAAAACCGGCATTCCTTACGTCACCACGCAAATGGGTAAAGGTGTACTCGACGAAAGAGATGATTTATTTATGGGCAACACCGCCTTGTCAGCGGGTGACTTTGTGCACCGTGTCATTGACCGCGCCGATTTAATCATCAATGTTGGTCATGATGTGGTAGAAAAACCGCCTTTCTTTATGAACAATGATGGTCAGCAAGTTATACACATAAACTTTGAACCAGCAGCGGTCGACCCTGTGTATTTTCCCCAACTAGAAGTAATTGGCGATATAGCCAATACTATTTGGCAGATGAAAGAGCAGATTGTTGCTTCAGCCAACTGGGACTTTAGTTTCTTTTTTAAAGCCCATAACGCTTACCTTACACATAAAGCTGAAAGTGAAAACGATGATCGTTTCCCCATTTTACCGGAACGTTTCGTCAGAGATATTCGCAGGGCGATGCCTGATGAAGGCATAGTCACTCTCGACAATGGGGTATATAAAATTTGGTTTGCACGTAATTACCCTGCAGCTTTGCCTAACACATTATTGCTAGACAATGCCTTAGCAACTATGGGCGCTGGTTTACCCTCAGCCATGGCAGCTAAATTGGTATATCCAGATAGACCCGTGATTTCAGTATGTGGTGACGGTGGATTTATGATGAACAGCCAAGAGTTAGAAACTGCTGTGCGTCTTAAGTTACATATAGTGGTGATCATTCTGCGTGATGATGCTTATGGCATGATCAAATGGAAACAAGCTAACATGGAGTTTGAAAACTACGGTTTGGATTATGGCAATCCCGACTTCGTTAAATATGTAGAAAGTTATGGTGGCAAAGGCTGGCGTATTGCTGCAGCTGATGAGTTGCTACCCCAAGTGCAAAAATGTTTAGCTGAGCCAGGTGTACATTTAATTGACGTGCCTGTGGATTATTCGTTAAACGATAAAACCCTGAATCAAACACTGCGCATTCGTAGTGCATCTATTTAA
- a CDS encoding CYTH domain-containing protein, giving the protein MEYEIELKLLTNQYAGDIIETKLLPQLNASVIQETQVLTNHYFDTPDRILKQHKIGLRIRGNNRKFEQTLKTAGNSVGGLHQRSEYNVQLDESKKQNVSVPELRLFPKSAWPKTVDVDALQAKVETLFSTHFERQIYLLKFSDGEIVELVWDLGEVTSGSKSVPICEIEIELKKGSTAALFKLAKLIVSLLPTTIGNDSKAALGYNLRDGLSVKKFESYQHNLPKNIQHDAAAYVRLLTTLLQEFQMFSAEIRRHYSAELATTIQLTLIALVDNFDEFNHHFPCPPLDSVHMRLKDLNANWSLVTQQTDKDSLYNLLVKAQTTQLQLDIVQCLVEQPWSTDI; this is encoded by the coding sequence ATGGAATACGAAATTGAACTTAAATTACTCACCAATCAATACGCTGGTGATATTATTGAAACAAAGTTATTGCCACAACTAAATGCTAGCGTAATTCAAGAAACTCAAGTACTTACTAACCATTATTTTGATACACCAGATAGAATCCTAAAACAGCACAAAATTGGCTTGAGAATTCGAGGAAACAACCGAAAGTTTGAGCAAACCTTAAAAACCGCAGGAAACTCTGTGGGAGGGTTACATCAACGCTCTGAGTATAATGTACAACTCGATGAGTCAAAAAAGCAAAATGTTAGTGTGCCTGAGTTGAGATTGTTTCCAAAGTCAGCATGGCCCAAAACGGTTGATGTTGATGCTTTGCAAGCTAAAGTCGAAACACTTTTTAGCACCCACTTTGAGCGCCAAATCTATTTACTTAAATTCTCAGATGGCGAAATTGTAGAGTTGGTGTGGGATCTAGGTGAGGTTACATCGGGAAGTAAAAGTGTACCGATTTGCGAAATTGAAATTGAACTAAAAAAAGGCTCTACAGCAGCACTTTTCAAATTAGCAAAACTTATTGTTAGCCTGCTGCCTACCACTATTGGCAACGATAGTAAGGCTGCACTGGGATACAATTTACGTGATGGTTTGTCAGTCAAAAAGTTCGAGTCGTATCAACATAATCTGCCTAAAAATATACAACATGACGCTGCAGCATATGTCAGATTGTTAACAACACTGCTGCAAGAATTTCAAATGTTTTCAGCTGAAATAAGACGTCATTATAGTGCGGAATTAGCAACGACGATCCAACTGACATTAATTGCTTTAGTCGATAATTTTGACGAATTTAATCATCATTTCCCGTGTCCACCATTAGACAGCGTACACATGAGACTGAAGGATTTGAACGCTAATTGGTCTTTGGTTACACAACAAACCGATAAAGATTCTCTATATAACTTACTGGTAAAAGCGCAGACAACCCAGTTGCAATTAGACATCGTGCAGTGCTTAGTGGAACAACCTTGGTCTACTGATATTTAA
- a CDS encoding TIGR04211 family SH3 domain-containing protein has translation MRKQIVLVFLCIASSLLSLQAVAQEPNDSEGEVRYISDDLFTYLHAGPGRNFRILGTVVAGTRVTLLQEDAEKNFVEIIDDKQRTGWIDAEFISVSSSVRALVPGLQQQVEDTEQTIQQQRESNDLLNQQIADLTSQNTNLKTKLSDAEKENVQITQTLADYDQTAQMEWFTRGGIVAVISLLLGIILTYLPKKRRRNDNWM, from the coding sequence ATGCGCAAGCAAATAGTTTTAGTTTTTTTATGCATCGCTAGCAGTCTTTTAAGTCTTCAGGCGGTGGCCCAAGAACCGAATGATAGTGAAGGTGAAGTTCGTTATATTTCTGATGATTTATTTACTTATTTACATGCTGGTCCTGGACGCAACTTCCGAATTTTAGGCACTGTTGTAGCTGGCACTCGTGTCACTTTGCTGCAAGAAGACGCAGAAAAAAACTTTGTGGAAATAATTGATGATAAACAACGAACAGGTTGGATCGATGCAGAGTTTATTAGTGTTAGTAGCAGTGTCAGAGCATTGGTTCCTGGTCTACAACAACAAGTAGAAGATACTGAACAAACGATCCAACAACAAAGGGAGAGTAATGATTTACTCAACCAACAAATAGCTGACCTTACTTCCCAGAATACGAACTTAAAAACGAAATTGAGTGATGCTGAAAAAGAAAACGTACAAATCACTCAAACTCTTGCTGATTACGATCAAACAGCACAAATGGAATGGTTTACCCGCGGCGGAATTGTTGCAGTCATTAGTTTACTCTTAGGGATTATCCTTACCTACTTGCCTAAGAAAAGGCGTAGAAACGATAATTGGATGTAA
- the ftsB gene encoding cell division protein FtsB, whose amino-acid sequence MKWVVAVLFTLFCLLQYRLWFGKNSVPDFMIMKKEVALQVTHNANLRQRNSLLKADIHDLKIGLEAAEERARNELGLIKQGETFYRILPSDD is encoded by the coding sequence ATGAAATGGGTGGTGGCAGTTTTGTTCACACTATTTTGTCTGCTCCAATATCGTTTATGGTTTGGTAAAAATAGCGTACCTGATTTTATGATTATGAAAAAAGAAGTGGCGCTACAAGTCACCCATAATGCCAATTTAAGACAGCGCAATAGTTTGCTAAAAGCCGATATCCATGATTTGAAAATAGGCTTGGAAGCAGCTGAGGAACGCGCTAGAAATGAACTAGGATTGATAAAACAAGGCGAGACGTTTTATCGTATTTTGCCTTCTGACGATTAG
- the ispD gene encoding 2-C-methyl-D-erythritol 4-phosphate cytidylyltransferase, translating into MPSLSQYSVVVPAAGIGKRMKTDCPKQYLHIAGKTIIEHTLTNLLEHSQVQRVILVLNPNDTLFAQLPIASHPRIEVVEGGQERCDSVLAGLNYLSDNEEWVLVHDAARPCFAATDLSTLLQLAEQGSIGGILATPVRDTMKRAFDVNVNRQNIVKHTESREHLWHALTPQFFKLAALKKALNTAAEQKINITDEASAIELLGEKVLLVEGSASNIKITQPEDLLLAEFYLTQNKLNN; encoded by the coding sequence ATGCCTTCACTTTCTCAATATTCTGTTGTTGTACCTGCCGCCGGTATTGGCAAACGCATGAAAACAGATTGCCCTAAGCAATATCTGCATATTGCCGGTAAAACGATTATTGAACATACCCTCACTAATTTACTTGAACACAGCCAGGTACAACGCGTGATTCTAGTACTCAATCCAAACGATACATTATTCGCTCAATTACCCATTGCTAGCCATCCGCGAATTGAGGTGGTTGAGGGTGGCCAAGAACGTTGCGATTCAGTGTTAGCAGGGCTGAATTATCTATCAGATAATGAAGAGTGGGTGTTAGTACATGATGCAGCACGCCCTTGTTTTGCTGCAACAGATTTAAGCACCCTGCTGCAATTAGCTGAACAAGGCAGTATCGGTGGGATATTGGCAACACCCGTCCGAGATACCATGAAAAGAGCCTTTGATGTCAACGTAAACCGGCAAAACATCGTTAAACACACTGAGTCTAGAGAACACTTGTGGCACGCCTTAACACCACAGTTTTTTAAGCTGGCTGCGTTAAAAAAAGCTTTAAATACAGCCGCAGAGCAAAAGATAAACATCACTGATGAAGCATCTGCCATCGAACTATTAGGCGAAAAAGTATTGTTAGTAGAGGGAAGCGCCTCAAATATCAAAATCACCCAACCTGAAGATTTGTTGTTAGCCGAATTTTATCTAACACAAAACAAGCTGAACAATTAA
- the ispF gene encoding 2-C-methyl-D-erythritol 2,4-cyclodiphosphate synthase yields MSIRIGHGYDVHKFGGSGPIVIAGVKIEHDMGLIAHSDGDVVLHALCDALLGALALGDIGKHFPDTDPTLAGVDSRELLRHVYKLITDQQYQLGNLDLTIVAQAPKMAPHIELMRKNIAEDLSADIAQVNVKATTTEKLGFAGRKEGMAAYAVVLLTQQLDTAQ; encoded by the coding sequence ATGAGTATTAGAATTGGCCATGGCTATGACGTGCATAAATTTGGCGGCAGCGGCCCTATTGTAATTGCCGGAGTGAAAATCGAGCATGATATGGGTTTGATTGCCCACTCCGATGGCGATGTAGTGTTACATGCATTATGTGACGCATTATTAGGTGCTTTGGCATTGGGAGATATTGGTAAACATTTTCCAGATACTGACCCAACACTGGCAGGAGTGGACAGCCGCGAGTTACTTCGCCACGTCTATAAACTTATTACAGATCAGCAATATCAACTCGGGAACTTAGATCTGACTATTGTTGCTCAAGCCCCAAAAATGGCACCTCATATTGAATTAATGCGTAAAAATATTGCTGAAGACTTAAGTGCCGATATTGCACAAGTGAATGTAAAAGCCACAACTACCGAAAAATTAGGCTTTGCCGGCCGTAAGGAAGGTATGGCCGCTTACGCGGTGGTTCTGCTGACTCAACAATTAGATACTGCCCAATGA
- the truD gene encoding tRNA pseudouridine(13) synthase TruD, producing MKIDHWLYQYPKLNISGQFKSSAEDFQVTEILGYEPIGEGEHIYLWVRKTGLNTAYLAEQIAKFTRLPLRAVTYAGRKDKHAQTEQWFSVHLPGKGEFDWTQFNEPGAQILKSIRHNKKLRTGVLKGNRFNITLRQLNSTSGIDERLQQIKLSGVPNYYGSQRFGSTKHDPRGGNLVLAEKMMSGESIRNRNKRSMAISALRSWLFNEMLNSRLQNDCLNKPLLGDVMQLSGSNSYFCAELIDNNIIQRIAQRDIYLSAPLWGKGLLASQSEALQFEQDSAQQHITVTQTLEDLGLNQERRAINLFPNDLEWTWADDTLNLIFTLPAGTFATSVLRELLDVQDNNLAKV from the coding sequence ATGAAAATAGATCACTGGCTATATCAATATCCTAAGCTAAATATTTCCGGGCAATTTAAGTCTTCTGCTGAAGACTTTCAGGTCACCGAAATATTAGGCTACGAGCCTATTGGCGAAGGTGAACATATCTACTTGTGGGTACGTAAAACCGGGTTAAATACCGCTTACTTAGCCGAGCAAATTGCTAAATTTACTCGGCTGCCATTAAGAGCAGTAACTTATGCTGGCCGCAAAGACAAACATGCGCAAACTGAACAATGGTTTAGTGTGCATCTGCCGGGCAAAGGTGAGTTTGATTGGACCCAATTCAATGAGCCAGGGGCGCAAATACTCAAATCAATACGCCACAATAAAAAACTAAGGACTGGGGTATTAAAAGGCAATCGATTTAATATTACTCTCAGACAACTCAACTCGACATCCGGCATTGATGAGCGACTGCAACAGATAAAACTGAGCGGTGTCCCAAATTATTATGGCTCACAACGGTTTGGCAGCACTAAGCATGACCCTCGAGGCGGAAATTTAGTCTTGGCTGAAAAAATGATGAGCGGTGAATCTATCCGTAACCGAAACAAACGTTCAATGGCTATTTCAGCTCTACGTTCTTGGCTCTTCAATGAAATGCTAAACAGCAGATTGCAGAATGATTGTCTAAATAAACCTTTGCTTGGTGATGTTATGCAATTATCAGGCAGTAATAGCTACTTTTGTGCAGAGCTTATAGATAACAACATTATTCAGCGCATAGCACAGCGGGATATATATTTGTCTGCTCCTTTGTGGGGAAAAGGTCTCTTAGCCAGCCAATCTGAGGCATTACAGTTCGAGCAAGATTCGGCTCAACAACATATTACAGTCACCCAAACCCTTGAAGATTTAGGCTTAAATCAAGAAAGAAGGGCAATAAACTTATTTCCAAATGATCTTGAATGGACATGGGCAGATGATACCTTAAATCTAATTTTCACACTTCCAGCAGGCACCTTTGCTACCTCAGTATTACGGGAATTGCTAGATGTACAAGATA